Proteins encoded within one genomic window of Fusarium musae strain F31 chromosome 4, whole genome shotgun sequence:
- a CDS encoding hypothetical protein (EggNog:ENOG41) gives MNSPHPKRFIPLKKGKHSFPADTPRLRGVVFDMDGTLCEPQTYMFKEMRDVLGITKTTDILEHIDTLPKSEQGTALESIRNIEREAMKAQTPQPGLMTLMAYLDANAIPKAICTRNFDVPVQNLMEKFLEGSRFHPIVTRDFRPPKPDPAGILHIAKNWGLHGESGEGDASGLIMVGDSIDDMTAGRKAGAATVLLVNDVNRALAEHAHTDLVITTLDELVDILEQGFVGRDAGPE, from the exons ATGAATTCACCACATCCGAAACGATTCATTCCActgaagaagggcaagcaTAGCTTTCCTGCCGACACCCCCAGACTTCGAGGAGTGGTCTTTGACATGGATGGTACCCTTTG CGAACCTCAAACGTACATGTTCAAGGAAATGAGAGATGTTTTAGGAATTACAAAAACAACAGACATACTCGAGCACATCGATACTCTCCCTAAATCAGAACAAGGGACTGCTCTTGAATCTATACGCAATATTGAGCGCGAAGCCATGAAGGCCCAGACCCCTCAACCAGGTCTGATGACTCTGATGGCGTACCTCGACGCCAATGCCATCCCCAAGGCGATATGCACCCGCAACTTTGATGTCCCTGTTCAAAACCTTATGGAGAAGTTTCTCGAAGGCTCTCGCTTTCATCCCATCGTGACGCGAGACTTCCGTCCACCCAAGCCTGACCCTGCGGGTATCCTGCACATCGCTAAGAATTGGGGCTTACACGGCGAATCTGGCGAGGGTGACGCCAGTGGTCTTATCATGGTGGGCGACTCTATCGACGACATGACCGCAGGCAGAAAGGCTGGCGCGGCTACTGTATTGCTCGTGAATGATGTGAATCGAGCATTGGCTGAACATGCCCATACTGATCTGGTCATTACTACGCTGGATGAGCTCGTTGATATCCTTGAACAAGGCTTTGTGGGGAGAGACGCCGGTCCGGAATAG